From Montipora foliosa isolate CH-2021 chromosome 6, ASM3666993v2, whole genome shotgun sequence, a single genomic window includes:
- the LOC138006654 gene encoding zinc finger protein 709-like has translation MKYNVRHSPNTTLRILVKASVIEIKVMRKKRIPAKRGNLTKVGEANIGETPYQCKQCGKCFGRAGNVKRHERIHTGEKPYECKQCSKCFSQAGNLRTHARVHSGEKPHECKQCGKCFSRAENLRKHERVHTGEKPYECKQCGRWFIHAGRLRKHERVHTEEMPYECKQCGKCFSRAYNLRRHERAHTGEKPYECQQCDKCFTRAGSLKEHERVHTGEKPYECQQCGKCFSHAGNLRDHERVHTGEKPYECKQCDKCFSQAGNLRAHERVHTGEKPYECQQCGKCFGRVGNLREHQRFHTGEKPYECKQCDKCFSQIGNLRKHERVHSGEKRHERMRCM, from the exons ATGAAATACAACGTTCGTCATTCGCCCAACACGACACTTCGAATCTTGGTTAAAGCTTCTGTAATTGAAATCAAAG ttatgcgCAAAAAAAGAATTCCTGCGAAACGCGGAAATCTAACGAAAGTTGGAGAAGCGAATATTGGAGAGACGCCTTATCagtgcaaacagtgtggcaagtgctTTGGCCGAGCAGGAAATGTAAAGAGACATGAAAgaatccatactggagagaaaccttatgaatgcaaacagtgtagcaagtgttttagccaagcaggaaaTTTAAGGACACATGCAAGAGTCCATAGTGGAGAAAAGCCCCatgaatgcaaacagtgtggcaagtgttttagccgagCAGAAAATTTAaggaaacatgaaagagtccatactggagagaagccttacgaatgcaaacagtgtggcagGTGGTTCATCCATGCAGGACGTTTAaggaaacatgaaagagtccatactgaaGAGatgccttatgaatgcaaacaatgtggcaagtgttttagtcgAGCATATAATTTAAGGAGACACGAGAGAGCCCATACTGgggagaagccttatgaatgtcAACAGTGTGACAAGTGTTTTACCCGAGCAGGAAGTTTAAAggaacatgaaagagtccatactggagagaagccttacgaatgtcaacagtgtggcaagtgttttagccatgCAGGAAATCTAAGGGatcatgaaagagtccatactggagagaaaccttatgaatgcaaacaatgtgacaAATGTTTTAGCCAAGCCGGAAATTTAAGggcacatgaaagagtccatactggagagaaaccttatgaatgccaacaatgtggcaagtgttttggcCGAGTAGGAAATTTAAGGGAACATCAAAGATTCCacactggagagaaaccttatgaatgcaaacaatgtgacaagtgttttagccaaatAGGAAATTTAaggaaacatgaaagagtccatagtGGAGAGAAACGTCACGAACGTATGCGGTGCATGTAG
- the LOC138008468 gene encoding uncharacterized protein → MAFIFKEDPEDIEDLFEMVFDSFQLFQGYNFKWRGIQQLLLNKWKLLLRRDDREPNKYSRVCSCHFREREKRNLPTISNRNKDKLFDLLPGAEPKPPPTKKVKTKSDAKLPTVRSVLAEIKENSGPSDSTNEQEKSTDSRNTSLVEIELDMTSRELTKQKELSGYQREHYSVANLSTEVIRMETGLPTKAVFAIIVNYVARFKGDINYYSGWKVEAITLEDQVFITLMKLKQNYTNLHLAQLFSCSVATVSNIVLTFVHVLHSLLFKDIMTTIPSRMKNKLCSPSSFSQYSSCRIIIDCTDLEIATPKLMSEQSATYSTYRGMNSFKVIIGVAPNAVITYVSGLYPGSVSDKSIVQESGLLKHFVPGDLILADKGFLIQDLLPRGVSVNIPPFLNCGKFTESEARATKSIARCRIHVERANARLKSFRILSFIPSFLRCHADKLCQLCAALVNLQFPLIKDGCNDFEFD, encoded by the exons ATGGCGTTCATCTTTAAGGAAGATCCTGAAG ACATCGAAGACTTGTTTGAgatggtattcgattcttt ccagctttttcagggttataacttcaaatggaggggtattcagcagttactcctTAACAAGTGGAAATTGCTGTTAAG GAGGGATGACAGAGAACCAAACAAATATTCACGCGTCTGTAGCTGTCACTTCAGGGAAAGAGAGAAACGAAATCTGCCAACTATCAGTAACAGAAACAAAGACAAACTGTTTGATCTGTTGCCTGGTGCTGAGCCAAAGCCTCCTCCTACCAAGAAAGTAAAAACCAAGTCTGATGCTAAGCTTCCTACTGTCAGATCTGTGCTGGCTGAAATAAAAGAGAACTCTGGCCCCAGTGATTCTACTAATGAGCAGGAAAAGTCAACGGATTcaaggaatacttcattagTGGAAATTGAACTTGATATGACTTCCCGAGAGCTTACAAAGCAAAAAGAATTGAGTGGTTATCAAAGAGAACATTACTCAGTGGCAAACCTAAGCACTGAGGTTATACGTATGGAAACAGGCTTacccacaaaagcggtctttgCTATCATTGTCAATTATGTTGCAAGGTTTAAGGGGGATATAAACTATTATTCTGGATGGAAGGTAGAGGCAATTACTCTGGAAGATCAAGTGTTCATAACACTGATGAAACTGAAGCAAAATTATACAAATTTGCATCTGGCCCAGTTGTTTTCATGTAGTGTGGCAACTGTTTCTAATATAGTTTTAACATTTGTACATGTCCTACATTCCCTGTTGTTTAAGGACATAATGACAACAATACCATCTCGAATGAAGAACAAATTGTGTTCCCCTTCTTCTTTTTCGCAATACAGCAGCTGCAGGATTATCATTGACTGCACTGATTTGGAAATTGCAACACCTAAACTGATGTCTGAGCAAAGTGCAACCTATTCCACCTATCGTGGAATGAACTCTTTCAAGGTGATTATAGGAGTTGCTCCAAATGCAGTCATCACTTACGTGAGTGGTCTGTATCCTGGTTCAGTGTCTGACAAATCCATTGTACAGGAATCTGGACTGTTAAAGCATTTCGTACCTGGTGACCTGATATTGGCTGATAAAGGATTTCTCATTCAGGATTTGTTGCCAAGAGGAGTTTCAGTGAACATTCCTCCATTTCTTAACTGTGGCAAGTTTACAGAGAGTGAGGCAAGAGCAACGAAGTCAATTGCAAGGTGCCGCATTCATGTGGAGCGTGCCAATGCCAGACTGAAGAGCTTCAGGATTCTCAGTTTTATTCCCTCATTTCTGCGTTGCCATGCAGATAAACTCTGCCAGCTGTGTGCAGCACTTGTTAATCTACAGTTCCCCTTAATCAAGGATGGCTGTAATGATTTCGAATTTGATTAG
- the LOC138006650 gene encoding uncharacterized protein — MASLSISSLASFFSGEQKSLDRGENHYRSDHVQSFTYSAGIIRGEVKASMKNKSYKVAVYLDDQLNIKSTECECPRGEFKCSHAAAIIIYGVHNLSRTDVECQWRRKKTVETVQAASQMFPLPEKKKDYSPLSRAPSNEDREWLYRQLRQYGKFTGVCWLLSREPEPAAQLPLKTIEEIIFSEGFLGEQTSVGQLEYFIKNVKVGQDIIKEVSALTTGQRDNPAWHLTRKGRLTASNFGAVLKAKRVTQALTTRLLGDYDLSRVRAIAWGVDNEEMAIRAFTALTGLVPVQTGVWLHESGVLGASPDGLVGDDAVLECKCPYTHRNETIAEAVKHKDFYLESKNGHYALKTSHIYWDQVQGQLFLAQRKYCYFTVWTTRDTGVLKVQRDESWKPNIDILTDFYFHKLFPKIVEGEL, encoded by the exons ATGGCGTCGCTTTCAATCTCTTCTTTAGCTTCTTTCTTCTCTGGCGAGCAAAAATCACTAGATCGTGGCGAAAATCACTACCGATCTGATCATGTACAAAGTTTTACATATTCTGCAGGAATAATTCGAGGTGAAGTCAAAGCAAGTATGAAAAACAAGAGCTACAAAGTCGCG GTTTATCTGGACGATCAATTGAATATCAAAAGCACAGAATGCGAATGCCCGAGGGGAGAGTTCAAATGTAGCCATGCGGCTGCCATCATCATTTACGGAGTACACAATTTAAGCAGAACGGACGTAGAATGTCAGTGGCGGCGTAAAAAGACTGTAGAGACAGTACAGGCTGCCTCTCAAATGTTTCCTCTTCCTGAGAAGAAAAAAGATTATTCTCCGTTGTCCCGAGCACCAAGCAACGAAGACAGAGAGTGGCTCTACCGTCAATTGCGACAATATGGAAAGTTCACGGGAGTTTGCTGGCTTTTGAGTAGAGAGCCAGAGCCTGCTGCCCAACTACCTCTCAAAACAATTGAAGAAATCATTTTTTCAGAAGGTTTTCTGGGAGAACAAACTTCTGTGGGCCAACTTGAGTATTTTATCAAAAATGTAAAGGTCGGACAGGACATAATCAAAGAAGTGAGTGCTCTCACAACCGGGCAACGCGATAATCCCGCATGGCATTTAACACGCAAAGGCCGACTAACTGCAAGCAATTTTGGGGCAGTACTGAAAGCCAAACGAGTTACTCAAGCCCTTACAACGCGTCTGCTCGGAGATTACGATCTGAGTAGAGTCCGTGCCATTGCATGGGGTGTTGACAACGAAGAAATGGCAATAAGAGCTTTCACTGCATTGACTGGCCTGGTACCTGTCCAGACTGGCGTATGGCTACATGAGTCTGGTGTTTTAGGTGCATCTCCAGACGGACTAGTAGGCGATGATGCTGTTCTTGAATGCAAATGCCCATACACCCACCGAAATGAGACCATTGCAGAAGCAGTCAAACACAAGGACTTTTATTTGGAGAGCAAAAATGGACATTATGCCCTTAAGACTAGTCATATCTATTGGGATCAAGTTCAGGGCCAGCTGTTTTTAGCCCAGAGGAAGTATTGTTACTTTACAGTATGGACAACAAGGGACACTGGGGTCCTTAAGGTACAGCGAGATGAGTCTTGGAAACCtaacattgacattttgactgacttttattttcataaacTTTTTCCCAAGATTGTGGAGGGAGAACTTTGA